AAAGAGAAAAATGGCACAGAATGGATCCAAAAAATTGTTTTACAAAATGGCTTTTCTATTGACCCTTCTGCTATACAGCAATTAGTCAAACAGATTGGGACAGATAAATCTTTATTAGCTAATGAACTAGAGAAAATTTTTTGTTACGTAGCTGAAAGAAAGTCAATCCATATGGAAGACATAAAAGCCATCTGTTCGGTTACTTCACAAGAAACTATTTGGAAGCTAAGTGAAAGCATTTTTAAAAAAGAAGGGAAAACTGCTTTAGCGATTTTAAACAATTTAATCGACGAAGGTAATGCTTTTTTAACGTTATTAAGGCAATTGCGAAGTCAATTTCAAATCGGTGCGCAAGTAGCATCTATTATCTACAATAATGGTCCTTTGCAAGAAATCTCTAAGCTTTTCCCCTACATGAAAGGAAAAATATTAGAGCTTAATGTCCAACAAGCTAAAACCTATGGTTTAAAAAATTATTTACAAGGATTAATCACTATCGACGCTTTTGAATTAAAAGCAAAAAATAGTGGAATTGTAGATAAATATTTAGCCGAACAATTTTTACACCAAATCTTATTTCAAGCTAATAAAAAATAATAATCAAAACAATTTGAGTTCACTTCATCATATGGAAAAAATAGTTAAACCTGCCTTATTGCTATTGCCTAATTTAATTGGCGATCATAAATACCATCAATCATTTCTACCAAGTAGCGTCGATAAAGCCGTTGAAACGATAGATGGATTGATTGCTGAGAGTGAGACAGAAGGTCGAAGATTTTTAGATCGTTTTACCACAAAAAAACCTTCTAGAGAAATCCCTATAGCTTTACTCAATGAACATACGAAAGAAAATGATTTTGATTTTCTCTTAGAACCTATAAAAAACGGAGAACGATGGGGATTAGTTAGTGATGCCGGACTTCCCTGCGTTTGTGATCCAGGTAGTAAACTTGTAAAGCGTGCAAAACAAATTGGGATTATTGTTCAAGCTTTTGTTGGACCATCATCAATTATGTTAGCTTTAATGTTATCAGGTTTCAATGGTCAAAAATTCACCTTTCACGGTTACTTAGATCCAACACCTGAAAATAGAAAAAAACAAATCATTAATTTAGAAAAAAATGCAAAAAACGATGAGAGCACTCAAATTTTTATTGAAACACCTTATCGTAATAAATATGTTTTAGAAGCGCTTATTAATACTTTACAAGATAACACTTGGGTATGCATAGCGTATGATTTAACAATGGCGACTCAAAGCATTTTGTCGTACCCAATTAGTGTTTGGAAGAAAATGCCTTTGCCAAATTTAGAAAAAAAACCCTGCGTTTTTTTAATTAGTAAAGAATAAATGAATAGCCTTTAGAAAACCTAAAGGCTTTTTTGATAAATTATTTTTTACCACCTTTTCTAATCAATTTATGCCAGTATGAACGCATGGTGGGATTTAAAAATCGACCGGCGTATGAATAGTCAATTTTCCTTTTGGGATGCTCTGTATCAATGCAAGCAAATTTGCCATAGATGGTATAAGGAATGTTTGCCACAACATAAGATGATGAATAACCATGGCTTAAAATACAAAATAATTCATCTAAATGCTCTTTAGTTATTTTGTTTTTCCAAGCATCCACTGAGGCTGCATGACCTGCTAATTGCATATCAGTTACAATCAATATAACTGATTTTTTGCCTGGATTTGGGGTAATATAGATCCATTTATGAGGTGCTACAAAGTGTTTGAGTTTTTTTTGTTTGATTAAATGTTGAACATTTTTAACTCCTTCACATCTTCTTACGAGCCATTCCCAACCAGGTCTATTTTCCTTTCGTCTCGTTTCATTATTTAGGTACGCTTTTACTAAGTATCCTTCTAATAGAGGATGACTTGAGACTGTAATGAACGTATGAGGTTGTGCAAATCGAATAGTAAAACCGGCATTAGCATAAGTCTCATTATTATCAAGTGCATTGGGAAAAGTAATAAATATTGTATGCAAGATTTGTTTTAATGGACCTTCGGGAAGAAGATGGGGCTGCATTCTAGAAGCATTTTTTTTGTCATAAAAAGCCCCATTATCAGCCAAATGTTGATCAAATATTCCTTCGGATTCAGAATTAACATTTTCTCTTAACAAATCCCAATATTTTTCTACTCTGTTATGACTTTGAATAATTTTTTCTACGTTATTGTCTTGTAAAAATTCATAATAATCATTTTTCGCCAGAATCATTTCTTCTAATGATTCAACCCTTTGCCATAAAGAGGCTACATCATTCTCACTAAATTCGATTGGGTTATCTTGATCGTGATTTATCTTAAGTTCAAGGTGATATTTTAATGAAGCTAGAGCATACAAACAATCCTCATTCGCATAAGAAAACAAAGAGGAAATTAAAAGGAAACAGAAATAAAAATGTTTAAAAAAAGCCATGCTAAAACCTATAGGTTGTATTTTCCAAGTGTCAATTACCGTATATATTTCAGCAACAAATCTTTCTACAAATAGTTAATAATTTAAATCTTGCAAAAAAATTGAATACCTCTTTTATTTTTAAATTTAACAAAAAATTTTTATTGGAAATAGGAAGTAGCTTATTTTTTACAAATGCTACTAAATGAGTTCTGATGCTATATAATCGTAAAAAAGAAACCCTTTTTCAGTTAATTGACACTGATTATTAGTAAAACTTATAAAACCATCTGTACGCAAAGCTAGTAATTCCTTTGAAAAATTAGTTGGAGATGGACCATTCTTCTTTTCAAAATCTTCGAGGTTTATACCTATTTTTAAACGCAATTGTATGGTAAAAAGCTCACGCCACTTAGCTTCATATTCTAATTTTTCGGTAAAATCTATTGGCAAAATGCTTTCCTTTAAAAGATCATGATATTTTTTAAGGTGAGATACATTTTTAAAACGTTTACCTTCCCAATAGCTAAAAGCTGACGGGCCTAACCCTAAGAAAGGTCTTCCTGTCCAATAACCGAGATTATGGATCGAATATTTTTTATTTTTAGCAAAAGCTGAAATTTCATATTGCTCTAATCCATTTTTTGAAAAAGCATCAACCGCATGTTTATAAAAATATAAACTTAAATTTTCATCAGGTAAGTGTGGTTCTAATATTTTTTTATTTTTAAAAAAAAGGGTTTGGGGCTCAATGGTAAGATTATAGAGGGATAAATGAGTAATGGGAAGTTCAACAGCTCTTAAAACTGTTTTTTCCCAATCTTCTTTTATTTGATAGGGCAAATCATACATTAGGTCGATAGATATGTTATCGAATCCCCCATTATAAAGATCGTTAACCGCCGACTCAGCTTTATTAGCGTTGTGCGTTCTACCAAGCTGAATTAAGTGAGATTCATGAAAGGATTGTACACCCATGCTCACACGATTAAATCCTATCCCTTTAATTGCTTTAACAAAGGGCAAATTTACATCTTCAGGATTAACTTCAATAGTTAGTTCACAAGAATCGCAAAGTGTTACATACGCTAAAATAGAATGAATAATTTTTTCAATTTCTTGCACTTGTAATCGACTCGGTGTACCTCCCCCAAAATAAATGGATGCTATAGGATGGTTTTTTAAAACATCTTTATATAAGGCAATTTCTTTTGTAATAGCTTCTATGTAAGAGTCGACAAAACTTTGAGAATGTTCTATTACGTAAAAATGGCAATAGTGACATTTTTTAGAACAAAACGGTATATGTATATATAAACTTATAGGATCTAACATAAAAAAGAAACGTTTGACGGTTTAAGTCAAACGTTTATTGAATTTACCATTCATCGGCATCTGGATCGATGATACCGCCTCTTCTCCAACGATTGCGATCGCTAAAGTAAGATTCTTCTTCTTCATCTTCTTCAGCGGAAGTATTATCTTCATCGCCATCATCTTTTTCATCGGAAGAAGTTGATTCCATTTCAGATGCTTCTGTATCCATATCAAAAGCCGTTTCACCAAGACTAGTTTCTCCCACTTCAATATCGGGGATTGTTGGCATTTCTGTGTAACCTGCTCGATTAGATGGCCTTTTAGGAGCTACATATTCTTCGATTTCGCCGCTTTCTTTTAAGAAATTTAATCTTTCTTTCTCTTCTTCGATTTTTTCACGTACAGCTTGAATTTCTTCTTTGTGCTTATCTAAATCTTTTTTGGGAACTAGTCCTAACTTTAGCCACTGTTCTAGATCGCTCAATTCTGATTCTAGTTTTTTTAATCTTTCGCTTTTTATATGCCTCATTTACTATCACTCTATAAACAGTTTAAAATTGAAAATAGCAATCTTAATAAGATACTATTTTCCTATAATAATTTCATATCATATTTTTTCATTATTTTCAATTAAAGAAATAATTTTACAACTACTATTATTTATACCAATATTAATTAAAAAGGGTAATGGTATTATTATGAGTATTTTTACCGTTAAAGGAAATGTTATAAATTTATTCTCACAAACAATTTATTCAGCAGAAATTGAAGTGGGTAATCAAAAAATTTTAAGAATAAACAAAATTGAAAAAGATCCCCATCTCCCCTATATCCTCCCAGGTTTTATAGATGCTCATATACACATAGAAAGCTCTATGCTTATCCCTTCTGAATTTGCAAAAATTGCTGTACAGCATGGAACCGTTGCCACAGTTTCAGATCCCCACGAAATTGGCAATGTTTTAGGTCTAGAAGGGGTGATTTTTATGATAGAAAATAGTCAAAAAGTCCCTTTTCACTTTTATTTTGGAGTTCCTTCTTGTGTACCTTGCACTTCCTTTGAAACATCTGGAGCGACTATTGGATTAAAAGAGATTGAACATTTATTTGAAAGTTACGATTTAAAATATTTAAGCGAAATGATGAATTATCCGGCCGTATTGGCCAATGAATCACTCGTTATGGATAAAATAAGTTTGGCAAAAAAATATAATAAGCCTGTGGATGGGCATGCACCAGGCTTAATGGGCGAAGAAGCCATTCAATATATAAAGGCTGGTATTACGACTGATCATGAATGTTTTAAACTGGATGAGGCTCTTCATAAACTTAAAAACGGGATGAAAATTATTATAAGAGAAG
This DNA window, taken from Candidatus Rubidus massiliensis, encodes the following:
- a CDS encoding DNA polymerase III subunit delta is translated as MKYNNITAFEKHLEASSAFQSLPVYLFISKDPIEKKELIEVLLKKLSSKEECNIVKLEAEKILYQELYEELNCFSLFDKKKIIVLQNCEKVSKSLIELIEHFISRHHSSNSYLLVCTSSSLSSTNSFYKLIENMGIIVDISDLKPWEKEKNGTEWIQKIVLQNGFSIDPSAIQQLVKQIGTDKSLLANELEKIFCYVAERKSIHMEDIKAICSVTSQETIWKLSESIFKKEGKTALAILNNLIDEGNAFLTLLRQLRSQFQIGAQVASIIYNNGPLQEISKLFPYMKGKILELNVQQAKTYGLKNYLQGLITIDAFELKAKNSGIVDKYLAEQFLHQILFQANKK
- the rsmI gene encoding Ribosomal RNA small subunit methyltransferase I — its product is MEKIVKPALLLLPNLIGDHKYHQSFLPSSVDKAVETIDGLIAESETEGRRFLDRFTTKKPSREIPIALLNEHTKENDFDFLLEPIKNGERWGLVSDAGLPCVCDPGSKLVKRAKQIGIIVQAFVGPSSIMLALMLSGFNGQKFTFHGYLDPTPENRKKQIINLEKNAKNDESTQIFIETPYRNKYVLEALINTLQDNTWVCIAYDLTMATQSILSYPISVWKKMPLPNLEKKPCVFLISKE
- the hemN gene encoding Oxygen-independent coproporphyrinogen-III oxidase 1 — its product is MLDPISLYIHIPFCSKKCHYCHFYVIEHSQSFVDSYIEAITKEIALYKDVLKNHPIASIYFGGGTPSRLQVQEIEKIIHSILAYVTLCDSCELTIEVNPEDVNLPFVKAIKGIGFNRVSMGVQSFHESHLIQLGRTHNANKAESAVNDLYNGGFDNISIDLMYDLPYQIKEDWEKTVLRAVELPITHLSLYNLTIEPQTLFFKNKKILEPHLPDENLSLYFYKHAVDAFSKNGLEQYEISAFAKNKKYSIHNLGYWTGRPFLGLGPSAFSYWEGKRFKNVSHLKKYHDLLKESILPIDFTEKLEYEAKWRELFTIQLRLKIGINLEDFEKKNGPSPTNFSKELLALRTDGFISFTNNQCQLTEKGFLFYDYIASELI